One Stigmatopora argus isolate UIUO_Sarg chromosome 20, RoL_Sarg_1.0, whole genome shotgun sequence genomic region harbors:
- the pop7 gene encoding ribonuclease P protein subunit p20, with translation MTEPRNRGMSSASATATFGAVPSSDGAPGTVDIDPVEYTLRKRLPRKLPKRRNDVYVNMKTDFRAQLARCQKLLDGGGHREIFVHGLGLAINRAINIALQLQASSQGALQLAANTSTVELVDDLEPEDPDEAAEPLTRTRNNSAIHIKVFYPSSQ, from the coding sequence ATGACCGAACCCCGAAACCGTGGCATGTCGTCGGCCTCAGCCACGGCCACATTCGGGGCCGTGCCGTCTTCCGACGGCGCCCCCGGTACTGTCGACATCGACCCGGTGGAGTACACTCTCCGTAAGCGACTGCCCCGGAAACTCCCCAAAAGGCGAAATGACGTCTATGTCAATATGAAAACGGACTTCCGGGCTCAGCTCGCCCGCTGCCAGAAGCTGTTGGACGGCGGAGGTCACCGGGAGATCTTCGTGCACGGCCTGGGCCTGGCTATCAACCGGGCCATTAACATCGCCTTGCAGCTCCAGGCTAGCAGCCAGGGGGCGCTGCAGCTGGCCGCTAACACCTCTACGGTGGAGCTGGTGGACGACCTGGAGCCGGAAGACCCCGATGAGGCCGCGGAGCCCCTAACGCGCACGCGCAACAACTCGGCTATCCACATCAAGGTTTTTTACCCCAGCAGCCAATGA